From a single Streptomyces misionensis genomic region:
- a CDS encoding Imm21 family immunity protein — MGGPLIVVPVSALSAWCGCTESGVMAGDATAPDDYDRACAVDDLADVITVGDNGAQALVLADEPATSCYLPERRAFLRWLAADSESGLRAAADAVLADSATAWEECGTWASGGPAVLMDSAEAGSELGIEYPGGGLPSQASVPLPAGRWRVRATHTKVDKENWVGLVQLLPTDS, encoded by the coding sequence ATGGGCGGCCCTTTGATCGTCGTCCCCGTCTCCGCCCTTAGTGCATGGTGCGGCTGCACTGAGAGCGGGGTCATGGCAGGAGACGCCACCGCTCCAGACGACTACGACCGGGCCTGTGCGGTGGACGATCTGGCCGATGTGATCACCGTTGGCGACAACGGTGCGCAAGCACTGGTGCTGGCGGACGAGCCGGCCACCAGCTGCTACCTGCCCGAGCGCCGAGCGTTCCTGCGGTGGCTTGCCGCCGACTCTGAGTCCGGACTGAGGGCCGCGGCAGACGCTGTCCTCGCAGATTCGGCCACAGCGTGGGAGGAGTGCGGCACCTGGGCGTCGGGCGGTCCGGCCGTGCTCATGGACTCCGCCGAAGCGGGCTCCGAACTCGGCATCGAGTATCCCGGCGGCGGGCTGCCCTCCCAGGCATCGGTCCCGCTGCCAGCTGGCCGCTGGAGGGTCCGGGCCACCCACACCAAGGTGGACAAGGAGAACTGGGTCGGTCTGGTTCAGCTCCTGCCCACCGATTCCTGA